A single region of the Hominilimicola fabiformis genome encodes:
- a CDS encoding ribokinase, which translates to MKILNFGSCNIDFVYNLDHIVAIGETETSNSMQVFPGGKGLNQSVALAKAGMEVYHAGCIGTDGEMLADVLESNGVDISNIKKVDEKTGHAIIQVSSKGDNSIFLYSGSNAKITEEFVDEVLDKFHKGDILLLQNEINMIGYIVEKAYEKGMCIILNPSPYNDKIKKIDFNMLSYIILNEVEMSELTQCDNPKDGLKYFSKNYPKLKIVLTLGSEGCMYSDTEKIVFQPSFKVNAVDTTAAGDTFTGYFFAQIAMGNTVEKSLKIASVASAIAVSRKGASVSIPMLNEVLAAENSFQSS; encoded by the coding sequence ATGAAAATTTTGAATTTTGGTTCGTGCAATATTGATTTTGTATATAATTTAGACCATATTGTCGCAATAGGAGAAACCGAAACAAGCAATTCAATGCAAGTATTTCCTGGCGGAAAAGGTCTTAACCAATCAGTCGCTTTAGCTAAGGCGGGTATGGAAGTTTATCACGCCGGTTGTATCGGAACTGACGGAGAAATGCTTGCAGATGTTTTAGAGTCAAACGGTGTCGATATATCTAATATAAAAAAAGTAGACGAAAAAACAGGACACGCTATTATTCAAGTAAGCAGCAAAGGTGATAATTCGATTTTTCTTTATTCCGGCTCAAATGCAAAAATAACCGAAGAATTTGTTGATGAAGTGCTTGATAAATTTCATAAAGGCGATATACTTTTGCTTCAAAACGAAATAAATATGATAGGCTATATCGTAGAAAAAGCATACGAAAAGGGAATGTGCATAATATTAAATCCGTCACCGTATAACGATAAAATAAAAAAGATTGATTTTAATATGCTTTCCTATATAATTCTGAATGAAGTAGAAATGTCTGAGCTTACTCAATGTGATAATCCAAAAGACGGTTTAAAATACTTTTCAAAGAATTATCCAAAACTAAAAATCGTTCTTACTCTCGGAAGTGAAGGATGTATGTATAGTGATACCGAAAAAATCGTTTTTCAGCCGTCATTTAAGGTTAATGCCGTTGATACAACTGCCGCGGGAGATACATTTACAGGATACTTTTTTGCACAAATAGCAATGGGGAACACTGTTGAAAAATCCTTAAAAATTGCGTCAGTTGCATCAGCTATTGCAGTATCAAGAAAAGGTGCGTCTGTATCTATACCTATGTTAAACGAAGTTTTAGCGGCTGAAAATTCGTTTCAAAGTTCTTAA
- a CDS encoding DUF5131 family protein: MHDIWNPWHGCVKCSEGCQNCYMYFLDRVRDKSGSDIYKTKSGFDYPLQKDRYGNYKVQSGELIRVCMTSDFFLEEADKWREEAWDIIKQRSDVKFYLLTKRPERVHKCLPSDWGNGWENVFFNVTAENQKRADERIPLLLDLPFKHKGIMCAPFIGPISIEKYLQSGQIERVVCGGENYDGSRPCNFDWVKSLRQECVLHNVTFCFIETGTYFIKDGKKYRILKKSTQSEMAYKSGMNYIGKPIKFKLCDNFGFDIPENELYVPHYRKNCEHCGSKLICNGCCDCGKCD, encoded by the coding sequence ATGCACGATATATGGAATCCGTGGCACGGTTGCGTGAAATGCAGTGAGGGTTGCCAAAATTGCTATATGTATTTTTTAGACCGTGTTCGTGACAAAAGCGGCTCGGATATTTATAAAACAAAATCAGGATTTGACTATCCTCTGCAAAAAGACCGTTACGGCAATTATAAAGTGCAGAGCGGTGAGCTTATTCGCGTATGTATGACGTCAGATTTCTTTTTAGAAGAGGCTGACAAGTGGCGCGAAGAAGCATGGGATATTATAAAGCAACGCAGTGACGTAAAATTTTATTTGCTTACAAAACGTCCCGAGAGAGTGCATAAATGCCTTCCGTCAGATTGGGGCAACGGTTGGGAAAATGTATTTTTTAATGTTACCGCCGAAAATCAAAAACGTGCCGATGAACGTATTCCGCTATTACTTGATTTACCGTTTAAACACAAAGGAATAATGTGTGCTCCATTTATCGGTCCTATCAGTATCGAAAAATATCTGCAAAGCGGTCAGATAGAACGTGTAGTATGTGGCGGCGAAAATTACGACGGTTCACGTCCTTGTAATTTTGATTGGGTTAAATCATTGCGTCAAGAATGTGTATTGCATAATGTCACATTTTGCTTTATTGAAACGGGTACTTATTTTATAAAAGACGGTAAAAAATATCGTATACTGAAAAAATCTACACAAAGCGAAATGGCGTATAAATCGGGTATGAATTACATCGGTAAACCGATTAAATTTAAGTTGTGTGATAATTTCGGCTTTGATATACCCGAAAATGAATTATATGTACCCCACTATCGCAAAAATTGCGAACATTGCGGAAGTAAACTAATTTGCAACGGTTGTTGTGATTGCGGTAAATGTGATTAA
- a CDS encoding putative polysaccharide biosynthesis protein, whose product MSKQNKENTQSFMNNVTIILISQVLVKVLGMVYRIVITNIDGFGDEGLGFYNVGFQIYTLLLAISSVGIPNAISKMVSERVALDDYKGAHKIFKTALLLFSIIGLVTTAVLFFGADIFAQHIIKIDGSQYVMRALAPSLFFVCVSSVIRGYFTGMKNMKATSNSQVLEQILKCTLTIVFVYLSIGLAPAIMASWANFATSVATALSMLYLVYFYCKRKSGIKEHIEESKGETIKISGRHLMMSILMISIPISLGSIITAINRVIDTATISRGIEVAFAALIPAHGNVGDIINPTAEQLNQEIARLSGLLSKSDTLYNMPLAVNFAFATVLVPSIAGALAVKDYKEASSKINYSLLISILIILPCAIGLITLAEPIYKILYFSTSSGFELLQLVSVSLIFAALAQTMTGSLQGLGKVYVPAISLLFGCIAKIVLNIVLIRIPSINIYGAAISSIACQFISCAICFVVLAKNCKLNIKPMKYIVKPIIAGVVMGIVAVGVYKLSMLVCPSGFIGNLISTVIAIAIAAVVYFFTVFMLKILSEDEIKQLPMGTKIYNGLVKLKFYKAQ is encoded by the coding sequence ATGAGTAAACAAAACAAAGAAAACACTCAATCGTTTATGAATAATGTTACTATAATTCTTATTTCACAAGTGCTTGTAAAAGTTCTTGGTATGGTTTACAGAATTGTAATAACAAACATTGACGGTTTCGGTGACGAGGGACTGGGATTTTATAATGTAGGATTTCAGATTTATACCCTACTGCTTGCAATTTCATCTGTCGGAATACCTAATGCAATTTCAAAAATGGTTTCCGAACGTGTAGCACTTGACGATTACAAAGGTGCACATAAGATTTTCAAAACGGCTTTATTGCTGTTCTCAATAATAGGTCTTGTAACGACTGCGGTTCTGTTCTTTGGTGCGGATATTTTTGCACAGCATATAATTAAAATTGACGGCTCTCAATATGTAATGCGTGCGCTTGCACCGTCACTGTTCTTCGTTTGTGTATCTTCCGTAATCAGAGGATATTTCACAGGTATGAAGAATATGAAAGCAACAAGTAATTCACAGGTACTTGAACAGATTTTAAAATGTACACTTACTATTGTGTTTGTATACCTTTCAATCGGTCTTGCACCTGCAATTATGGCATCTTGGGCTAACTTTGCAACATCTGTTGCAACTGCGCTTAGTATGCTTTACTTAGTATACTTCTATTGTAAACGTAAAAGCGGTATCAAGGAGCATATTGAAGAATCAAAAGGCGAAACAATTAAGATTTCAGGCAGACATCTTATGATGAGTATTCTTATGATAAGTATTCCGATTTCACTTGGCTCTATCATTACAGCTATAAACAGAGTTATCGACACAGCAACAATAAGTCGTGGTATTGAAGTTGCATTTGCAGCATTAATTCCGGCACATGGCAACGTCGGCGATATTATAAATCCGACCGCCGAGCAACTTAATCAGGAAATTGCAAGATTATCGGGACTTCTATCAAAGAGTGATACACTTTACAATATGCCTTTGGCGGTAAACTTCGCTTTTGCAACAGTTCTTGTTCCGTCAATCGCAGGTGCGTTGGCGGTAAAAGATTATAAAGAGGCCTCTTCAAAGATAAACTATTCATTGCTTATTTCAATATTAATTATCTTGCCTTGCGCAATAGGTTTGATAACTCTTGCTGAGCCGATTTATAAAATATTGTATTTCAGCACTTCGAGCGGTTTTGAGCTTTTACAGCTTGTTTCGGTATCGCTTATATTTGCGGCACTTGCACAAACTATGACAGGCTCGCTTCAAGGTCTTGGAAAAGTTTATGTCCCTGCAATCAGCTTGTTGTTTGGATGTATAGCGAAAATTGTATTAAATATTGTACTTATAAGAATACCGTCAATCAATATTTACGGTGCGGCAATAAGCTCTATTGCTTGTCAGTTCATATCATGTGCAATATGCTTTGTTGTTCTTGCAAAGAACTGCAAACTTAACATCAAGCCTATGAAATATATCGTAAAACCGATTATAGCAGGTGTTGTTATGGGCATTGTTGCAGTCGGTGTTTATAAGCTTTCAATGCTTGTATGCCCATCTGGATTTATAGGTAATTTGATTTCCACTGTAATTGCAATAGCGATTGCGGCGGTTGTATATTTCTTTACGGTGTTTATGCTAAAAATTCTTTCAGAAGACGAAATCAAACAGCTTCCTATGGGTACAAAAATTTACAATGGTCTTGTTAAATTAAAATTCTATAAAGCACAGTAA
- the aspS gene encoding aspartate--tRNA ligase, which produces MQGLKRTHYCGDVEGIGNEVVVGGYVQKVRDLGNLIFIDLRDRTGIVQLAFDDSTDREIFEKASDCHSEYVLMAKGVVRERESKNTAIKTGNIEIDVKDLRVLAKAQTPPFEIVDDTNVNEELRLKYRYLDLRRKVLQDNLIMRSKIAKVARDYYYENGFIEIETPMMIKSTPEGARDYLVPSRVHHGKFYALPQSPQMYKQLLMIAGFDRYIQLARCFRDEDLRADRQPEFTQIDLEMSFVDVEDILEMNEGFIQRLFKEVLDVDVELPLPRLTYKDAMERYGSDKPDTRFGMEICDISELVKNCGFGVFTSAIENGGSVRAIVAKDAAKTLTRKEIDKLTEYVKGIGAKGLAFVRWVDDEPTCAFAKFLGEGELDAILNKVGAQKGDVVLIVADKNKVTLPVLGALRLKVAKQLDIIPEGFNFLWITEFPFFEYDEDTDSWLAMHHPFTMPMDECIQYLDTDPGKVTAKAYDLVLNGTELSSGSIRITDYELQQKMFQALGLSDEEIEAKFGFLVEAYKYGAAPHGGMGIGLDRLAMIMTGNDSLRDVTAFPKVQNASELMSGAPNVVDEEQLQELSISIIPEKKEN; this is translated from the coding sequence ATGCAAGGTTTAAAACGTACTCACTATTGCGGAGATGTTGAAGGAATCGGCAATGAAGTTGTAGTAGGCGGTTATGTACAAAAAGTAAGAGATTTGGGAAATCTTATTTTTATAGATTTAAGGGACAGAACAGGTATAGTTCAGCTTGCTTTTGATGATTCGACAGACAGAGAAATATTTGAAAAAGCGTCTGATTGCCACAGCGAATATGTACTTATGGCAAAAGGTGTTGTTCGTGAAAGAGAAAGCAAGAATACAGCAATTAAAACAGGTAATATTGAAATTGACGTAAAAGATTTGAGAGTGTTGGCAAAGGCTCAGACACCTCCTTTTGAAATTGTTGACGATACTAACGTAAACGAAGAATTAAGATTGAAATATCGTTATCTTGACCTTAGAAGAAAGGTTTTACAGGATAACTTGATTATGAGAAGTAAGATTGCAAAAGTTGCAAGAGATTATTATTATGAAAACGGCTTTATAGAAATCGAAACACCGATGATGATTAAGTCAACTCCTGAGGGTGCAAGAGATTACCTTGTTCCGTCAAGAGTACATCACGGAAAGTTTTACGCGCTTCCGCAGTCACCTCAAATGTACAAGCAACTTTTGATGATTGCAGGATTTGACAGATATATTCAGCTTGCAAGATGCTTCAGAGATGAAGACTTAAGAGCAGACAGACAGCCGGAATTTACGCAAATTGACCTTGAAATGTCATTCGTTGATGTTGAGGATATTCTTGAAATGAACGAAGGCTTTATACAAAGATTGTTTAAGGAAGTTCTTGATGTTGACGTAGAATTACCGCTTCCAAGACTTACTTATAAAGACGCTATGGAACGTTACGGTTCAGATAAGCCTGATACTCGTTTCGGTATGGAAATATGCGATATTTCAGAACTTGTTAAGAATTGCGGTTTCGGCGTGTTTACTTCGGCTATCGAAAACGGCGGCTCGGTAAGAGCAATCGTTGCAAAAGACGCGGCAAAGACGCTTACAAGAAAAGAAATTGACAAGCTTACAGAATACGTTAAGGGAATAGGCGCAAAAGGTCTTGCATTTGTTCGTTGGGTTGATGATGAACCGACTTGTGCATTTGCAAAATTCTTGGGCGAAGGTGAACTTGACGCAATATTAAATAAAGTAGGTGCTCAAAAGGGTGACGTTGTACTTATCGTTGCAGATAAGAATAAAGTAACACTTCCTGTACTCGGCGCACTTAGATTAAAGGTTGCAAAGCAACTTGATATAATTCCTGAAGGATTTAACTTCCTTTGGATTACTGAATTCCCATTCTTTGAATATGACGAAGATACAGATTCTTGGCTTGCTATGCACCATCCGTTTACAATGCCTATGGACGAGTGTATTCAATATCTTGATACTGATCCGGGTAAAGTTACGGCTAAGGCATATGACCTTGTCCTTAACGGTACAGAGCTTTCAAGCGGTTCAATCAGAATTACAGATTATGAACTTCAACAAAAAATGTTCCAGGCACTTGGGCTTTCTGATGAAGAAATCGAGGCTAAATTCGGTTTCCTTGTAGAGGCATATAAATACGGTGCCGCACCTCACGGCGGTATGGGGATCGGTCTTGACAGACTTGCAATGATTATGACAGGTAACGACAGTCTAAGAGATGTAACTGCATTCCCTAAGGTACAAAATGCGTCAGAACTTATGTCGGGAGCTCCTAATGTTGTTGACGAAGAACAATTACAGGAACTTTCGATAAGCATAATACCTGAAAAGAAAGAAAATTAA
- a CDS encoding ABC transporter ATP-binding protein produces the protein MITISNLTKKYGDKYALDNISFNVKKGEVLGFLGPNGAGKSTTMNIITGYISYTDGSVNIDGYDILENPIEVKKKIGYLPEIPPLYLDMVVWDYLEFVYELKKIKTEDEKSHIQQVIDMVKIDNVKNRKIANLSKGYRQRVGLAGALIGDPEILILDEPTVGLDPKQIIEIRNVIKELGKEKTVILSSHILSEISAVCDRVIIINKGKFVAEDTPKNLSDKLGDNKKMLFRISGDRKKAENILNSFDGISNVTCVSSENDSYDFEFDNAMAAEEKKKMFFAFAENEIPILMQKEIEPSLEDIFLKLTDNTSEKEENTNESDI, from the coding sequence GTGATTACTATTTCAAACTTAACAAAAAAATACGGCGATAAATATGCACTCGACAATATTAGTTTTAATGTAAAAAAGGGTGAAGTTCTTGGATTTTTAGGTCCTAACGGTGCGGGAAAATCAACAACTATGAATATTATCACCGGATATATTTCATATACAGACGGCTCTGTTAATATTGACGGCTATGATATTTTAGAAAATCCTATTGAAGTGAAAAAGAAAATAGGATACTTGCCTGAAATACCACCCCTTTATCTTGATATGGTAGTGTGGGATTATCTTGAATTTGTATATGAATTGAAGAAAATCAAGACCGAGGATGAAAAGAGTCATATACAGCAAGTTATTGATATGGTGAAGATTGATAATGTTAAAAACAGAAAAATTGCCAATTTGTCAAAAGGCTATCGTCAAAGAGTGGGACTTGCAGGTGCTTTAATCGGTGATCCCGAAATTCTTATACTTGACGAACCGACAGTTGGTCTTGATCCTAAGCAGATTATCGAAATAAGAAATGTTATTAAGGAACTCGGAAAAGAAAAGACTGTAATTTTAAGTTCGCATATATTAAGCGAAATAAGTGCAGTCTGTGACAGAGTAATTATTATAAATAAAGGCAAATTTGTTGCAGAAGATACACCGAAAAATCTTTCGGATAAGCTTGGTGATAATAAAAAAATGTTGTTCAGAATATCAGGCGATAGGAAAAAAGCCGAAAATATCCTAAATTCATTTGACGGCATATCAAATGTAACCTGTGTTTCATCTGAAAATGATTCGTATGATTTTGAATTTGATAACGCAATGGCGGCAGAAGAAAAGAAAAAAATGTTCTTTGCATTCGCGGAAAATGAAATACCGATATTAATGCAAAAAGAAATCGAGCCGTCTTTGGAGGATATATTCTTAAAACTTACTGACAATACGTCAGAAAAGGAGGAAAATACAAATGAAAGCGATATTTAA
- a CDS encoding ABC-2 transporter permease: MKAIFNREFNSYFTSMLGYVFLTIFLLLTGVMFYVVNIRFMTARMTNFFSIVNNWALFLLPLLTMRLFSEDRKQKTDQLLLTAPISTKEIVFGKYLAAFGIFMVGVLITLIYPVILAFTGNLPIAETISCYVGFILLCSAILAIGAFMSSITESQIVAAVATYGVLIFTLLLGSVASNVSNEIIVKILLWLSPVQRFSDFTLGILNFEPIIYYLSITGLFLFFTVMVFERRRMR, from the coding sequence ATGAAAGCGATATTTAACAGAGAATTCAATTCGTATTTTACATCAATGCTCGGTTATGTATTTTTAACTATTTTTCTTCTTTTAACAGGAGTAATGTTCTATGTTGTAAATATCAGATTTATGACTGCAAGAATGACTAATTTCTTTTCAATCGTCAATAACTGGGCGTTGTTCTTGTTGCCGTTATTGACAATGAGATTGTTCTCAGAGGACAGAAAGCAAAAGACAGACCAATTATTACTGACCGCACCTATATCTACAAAAGAAATAGTTTTCGGTAAGTATCTTGCGGCATTTGGAATATTTATGGTAGGTGTGCTTATAACACTTATTTATCCTGTTATATTAGCGTTTACGGGTAATTTGCCGATTGCGGAAACAATAAGCTGTTATGTCGGCTTTATACTGCTATGTTCGGCAATACTTGCTATCGGTGCGTTTATGTCATCTATTACGGAAAGTCAGATTGTCGCTGCAGTTGCCACTTACGGTGTATTGATTTTTACATTGCTTTTAGGCTCGGTTGCGTCAAACGTTTCAAACGAAATAATTGTAAAAATTCTTTTGTGGTTATCGCCTGTACAAAGATTTTCGGATTTTACTCTCGGAATCCTTAACTTTGAACCGATAATTTATTATTTAAGCATCACCGGTCTGTTCTTATTCTTTACCGTTATGGTATTTGAAAGACGCAGAATGAGATAG